The DNA segment TCGTGGCTGTTGTCGCAGTCGATGCTGGCTGATGCCAACCAGATCAGCCAGCAGTTCTCCGGACAGGGTTCGATGTGGCAGAACCCCTACGCCACGCCGAGCCCGCGCGGTGCGGTGGAGACCGCGTCGGTGTGGTTCACCGCCTATCCGCTGTCGCTGATCACCCGCCCCAACGAGTCGTTCCTGCAGGCGCTCGCCAACGACGACATGTGGAAAGCGTTCGCGGACATCGGGATCGAGGCGATCCACACCGGCCCGGTGAAACGCGCGGGCGGCATCGCCGGGTGGCAGACCACGCCCAGCGTCGACGGGCACTTCGACCGCATCAGCACCGAGATCGACCCGGCGTTCGGTACCGAGGACGAGTTCCGCAAGATGTGCGGGACGGCGAACTGGTACGGCGGCACCATCATCGACGACATCGTGCCGGGTCACACCGGCAAGGGCGCCGACTTCCGGCTCGCGGAGATGAAATACGCGGACTACCCGGGCATCTACCACATGGTGGAGATCGACCCGCGGGACTGGGAGCACCTGCCCGACGTGCCCGTCGGCGTGGACTCGGTCAACATCGATCCGGCCACCGAGGAGTGGCTGGACAAGGCCGGGTACATCATCGGCCGGCTGCAGCGGGTGATCTTCTACGCCGAAGGCATCAAGGAGACCAACTGGAGTGTCACCCGGCCGGTGCTCGGCGTCGACGGTGTGGAGCGCCGCTGGGTCTACCTGCACTACTTCAAGGACGGCCAGCCGTCGATCAACTGGCTGGACCCATCGTTCGCCGGAATGCGCCTGGTGATCGGTGACGCCCTACACTCGCTGGCCGACCTGGGCACCGGCGGACTCCGCTTGGACGCCAACGGCTTTCTCGGCGCGGAGAAGACGGCGGCCGAGGACAGCACCGCGTGGTCGGAGGGCCACCCGTTGTCCGAGGCGGCCAACCACCTGATCGCCAGCATGGTGCGCAAGGTGGGCGGTTTCACCTTCCAGGAGCTCAACCTCACCATCGACGACATCCGTGAGATCGGTGAGGCGGGCGCCGACCTGTCCTACGACTTCATCAACCGGCCCGCCTATCACCACGCGCTGGCCACCGCCGACACCGAGTTCCTGCGGCTCACGCTGCGCACCACTCTGGAACTCGGCGTCGACCCGGCCTCGCTGATCCACGCGCTGCAGAACCACGACGAGCTGACCTACGAGCTCGTGCACTGGTCGACCGGCCACCGTGACGACATCTACACCTACAAGGGCGAGGAGATCACCGGCGAGGCGCTCGGCGAGACGATCCGCCGGGACCTCACCGAACACCTCACAGGCGAGAACGCGCCCTACAACCGGGTGTTCACCACCAACGGAATCGCCTGCACCACCGCGACGGTCATCGCCGCCACTCTCGGCATCACCGACCTCGACGAGATCGAACCCAACTCCTCGCGCATCGACCAGATCCGCCGGGTGCACCTGCTGCTGGCGATGTTCAACGCGCTGCAACCCGGGGTCTTCGCGCTGTCGGGGTGGGATCTGTGCGGCATGCTGACCCTGCCCGCCGAACAGATCGCCGAGCTTCTGCGTGAGGGTGACACCCGGTGGATCCACCGGGCCGCCCACGATCTGATGGGCGTGAATCCCGATGCCACACAGTCGTTGGCGGGTATGCCGCGCGGGCGCAGCCTCTACGGGCCCCTTCCCGATCAGCTCGGCGACGAGACCAGCTTCGCCCGCCAGCTGCAGGCCATCCTGCGGGTGCGGTCCCACTACGGCATCGCGACGAGCCGCCAGATCGACATCCCCGATGTATCGCACCGCGGCATGCTCGTGATGGTGCACGAACTGGCCGAAGAGGCCCGCTTCCAGTTGACGGTGCTGAACTTCGCCAACGAGGAGGTCGCCGGCACCGTGCGCTCCGAGACCCTGCCGCCCGGCGCATCGGTGTCGGACATGTTCACCGGCAACGTCTTCGCCACGGTCGACGATCTGCACAGCTTCACCGTCGAGATGCCCCCGCACCACGGGATGGCCCTGCTGGTCGAGGTCACCCCGGACGAGGACGCCCAATAGCCGCCGCTTTTAAGCGGTGAGTGTAAACGGCCCGAATCTCCGGCCGCGCTGACAGACTGACGGCGGATTGCCCTGCGGCACAGACGGAGATGACACATGCCCGAACACGAAAAGCGTGAATACGACTTCGAGAAGATGAAGAAGGACGCCGAACCCTTCATCAAGTTCGAGAAGGACGTCAAGAACCGGATCGCCTACATCACCTTCGACCGGCCGGACGCGCAGAACTCCACGACGATGGGCATGCGTCAGAACTACGCCGACCTGATCCACAAGTGCAACGTCGACGACGACGTCAAGGTCGTGGTCATCCGGGGTGAGGGCGAGGACTTCGGCAGCGGCGGCGACCTCCCCGAACAGCGCGACATGCTGGAGAACCCCGGCATGCCGCTGCTGCACGAACTGGCCATCAACGACGAGAACGTCACGTATCCCCCCGGCGACTCCTACCGCTACCTGTCCACGGTGACCGACTTCTACGCGAAGGCCCGGGCCGGTAACCGCCCGCTGCAGGAGCTGCGCAAGGTCAGCATCATCGAGGCCAAGGGGTACTGCTACGGGTGGCACTTCTACCAGGCCGGCGACGCCGACCTGGTGGTGTCGTCCGAGGACGCCCTGTTCGGGCATCCCGCCTTCCGCTACGTCGGCTGGGGGCCGCGGCTGTGGTGGTGGGCCGAGACGATGGGCCTGCGCAAATTCTCCGAGATGTTGTTCACGGGAAGGCCGTTCACCGCCAAGGAGATGTACGAGTGCGGCTTCCTCAACAGCGTCGTCCCCCGCGAGAAGCTCGAAGAGGAGACGCTCAAGTACGCGATGGCGTGCTCGCGGTCGCGTCCCACCGACACCGTCGCCGTCCAGAAGACGTTCCTCGAGCTGTACAAGCAGCACAAGGGTGAGTACTTCGGCAGCCTGCTGACCGGCATGGTGGAGGGCATGCTCCCGCTGATCGCCAACGATCGGGACAACGATGTCGACCTCACCGAAGGCACGTTCGAGAAGGGGCTCAACAACGTCGTCAAGGACAACGACATGAACTTCCCGCCCGAGTGGCGGCTCAGTCGTTCGGGACGGAACAAGCCCTGACGTGACGACCGACACGCAGACATGGTGACGGGTGACTGGGTCGTCGGCGACCACCTCGGCCTGCCCGTACCCGCCACCGCCGCCGCCCTGCGTGACGGCGGAGAAGCGTTTCTCACCAAGGCGTTCCGCGCATTCGGCGCCCTGGGCGAGGACAACGAGGTGGCACGGGTCGGCCGGTGCGAGGAGCTCACCGGCGGCAGCACCGGACGCAAGCTGCTGCTCGACGTCGAGTACGCCCACCCGCAGCCCGGTCTGCGGACGGATCTGTTCGTCAAATTCTCCCGCGACTTCGACGACCCGGTCCGTGACCGCGGCCGGACCCAGATGGCTTCGGAGGTGGTGTTCGCCGTGCTGGCGCGCACGCCCGGCTTCCCGATCGCGGTGCCGCACCCGCGGTTCGCCGACTATCACGCCGGCACCGGGACGGGAATCCTGATCACCGACCGGATCACATTCGGACACAACGGTATCGAGCGCCAGTACCACAAATGCCTGGACACGGAGATGCCGCGTCCCGAGGAGCACTACCGTGCGCTGGTGACGGCGGTGGCCAGGC comes from the Mycolicibacterium litorale genome and includes:
- the treS gene encoding maltose alpha-D-glucosyltransferase, whose product is MSEARQSDFDDEAESGTDEQAGSGTDDQTNEPSEITFDEYLHPARPRSLRFRPRVKAPFTRRSVAQDGPARADNPAYVSWLLSQSMLADANQISQQFSGQGSMWQNPYATPSPRGAVETASVWFTAYPLSLITRPNESFLQALANDDMWKAFADIGIEAIHTGPVKRAGGIAGWQTTPSVDGHFDRISTEIDPAFGTEDEFRKMCGTANWYGGTIIDDIVPGHTGKGADFRLAEMKYADYPGIYHMVEIDPRDWEHLPDVPVGVDSVNIDPATEEWLDKAGYIIGRLQRVIFYAEGIKETNWSVTRPVLGVDGVERRWVYLHYFKDGQPSINWLDPSFAGMRLVIGDALHSLADLGTGGLRLDANGFLGAEKTAAEDSTAWSEGHPLSEAANHLIASMVRKVGGFTFQELNLTIDDIREIGEAGADLSYDFINRPAYHHALATADTEFLRLTLRTTLELGVDPASLIHALQNHDELTYELVHWSTGHRDDIYTYKGEEITGEALGETIRRDLTEHLTGENAPYNRVFTTNGIACTTATVIAATLGITDLDEIEPNSSRIDQIRRVHLLLAMFNALQPGVFALSGWDLCGMLTLPAEQIAELLREGDTRWIHRAAHDLMGVNPDATQSLAGMPRGRSLYGPLPDQLGDETSFARQLQAILRVRSHYGIATSRQIDIPDVSHRGMLVMVHELAEEARFQLTVLNFANEEVAGTVRSETLPPGASVSDMFTGNVFATVDDLHSFTVEMPPHHGMALLVEVTPDEDAQ
- a CDS encoding enoyl-CoA hydratase/isomerase family protein; the protein is MPEHEKREYDFEKMKKDAEPFIKFEKDVKNRIAYITFDRPDAQNSTTMGMRQNYADLIHKCNVDDDVKVVVIRGEGEDFGSGGDLPEQRDMLENPGMPLLHELAINDENVTYPPGDSYRYLSTVTDFYAKARAGNRPLQELRKVSIIEAKGYCYGWHFYQAGDADLVVSSEDALFGHPAFRYVGWGPRLWWWAETMGLRKFSEMLFTGRPFTAKEMYECGFLNSVVPREKLEEETLKYAMACSRSRPTDTVAVQKTFLELYKQHKGEYFGSLLTGMVEGMLPLIANDRDNDVDLTEGTFEKGLNNVVKDNDMNFPPEWRLSRSGRNKP